From a region of the Odocoileus virginianus isolate 20LAN1187 ecotype Illinois chromosome 19, Ovbor_1.2, whole genome shotgun sequence genome:
- the LYRM2 gene encoding LYR motif-containing protein 2, translating to MAASRLPPATLTLKQFMRRQQVLLLYRRILQAVRQVPNDSDRKYLKAWAREEFKRNKSATEEDSIRMMITQGNMQLKELEKTLALARS from the exons ATGGCCGCCTCCCGCCTGCCCCCGGCGACGCTAACCCTCAAGCAG TTCATGAGGAGGCAACAAGTTCTCCTCCTCTACAGAAGGATTTTGCAGGCAGTCCGGCAAGTTCCAAATGATTCTGATCGCAAATACCTGAAGGCCTGGGCAAGAGAagaattcaaaagaaacaaaagtgccACGGAAGAG GATTCAATCCGGATGATGATTACTCAAGGCAATATGCAGCTCAAAGAGTTAGAAAAAACACTTGCTTTAGCCAGATCTTAA